Within Telopea speciosissima isolate NSW1024214 ecotype Mountain lineage chromosome 8, Tspe_v1, whole genome shotgun sequence, the genomic segment caaGATCACTCGTAGGAGCTGTCACAAGGACTTTCGCAGAAGAAAAAACAGCGAGAACAGTCGACGAAACTGACGCAGGTTCCAGCGGGAGTGCAGGAGACAGAGAGGGAGGAATCGTCAACAACGCATGAGCGACAGAGGCTTGGTCACCAGTGGTGTCAGGCAGGTCTTCAGCCATCGACGATGACATACGCGATCTACTACGAGGAGTAGCAGAGTCAAGGGACTTCTCGATGCAAGTACCAAGATCAGACTCCAAAAGTCCATCGTCAGATAAAGCAGCAAACGGATTTTGCCCAATGGATAAAGCAGGGTTACCCAAGATACTATCTTGTGGAGCAGCCGGAGCACAGCTAAGAGGCCGGCGGCAAGCTCTGGACCTGGCTCTGCCTCTAGATTGGGAAACAAACCTAGATGGAGCTTCAGAGGTCGGGATGTGATTCTCGGGTAGAGGAATAGACGCAGAGGGCAGAATCGTGCCCAAACTTCTTGCAAATCAGGCATTAAGGAGGCTTCCACTCGTAGTGGACTTCctattcaaaagaaaaatcttcCCCTTCATTCACAGTGATGAAAGAAGGCAGAGGTTCATCGGCAGGCACTTCCACGCAGATACGAGCAAAAGCCAGTCGTAACTTCCGCATTGTGCGCACATCTGCGAACAGTGGCTTTCCCAACACAGAGCCATAGTACTGAGACCATTAGCGCACCAGTAGTGGAGAGGAATTCCTGGAAGAGAGAACCAAAGGGGGATGGTCGAGAGATCGATCCTGCGGAGTTGCAGATGATGGCACCACTGTCTGAAAAAAATGGGTTTCTTCCCAACTTGCTATGGGCTACCCTCGAGCACTCGGTTCTTATCTAGAAAAATGGGTTTCTTCCCAACTTGTGAATTAAGTTAAGACTCAATTTAGTACTCTGTTGCGCATTCTTTGTAGTGATAATGCTTAGGAATATTTTTCGACTCCCTTCACTGATTTTATGACTCACCATGGCATTATACATCAATCTTCTTGTGCCGACACCCCATAACAAACtggtgtggcagaaagaaagaatagacatttgatggaggtCACATGGTCctttttatttgagatgaaggtGGCCAAACCTTTTAGGGTTGATGGTGTTCTGACAGCATGTTATCTAATCAACCGCATGCCTTCCTCTGTCGTACATGGTGGGATACCTCATTCTCTCTTATTCCTTCTGCTTCCTTATTTGCCTTACCGCCTCATGTTTTTGgtagtgtttgttttattcgtgGTCATCGTCCAAGTGTCTCTAAGTTAGATCCCAAAGCTCTTAAATGCATCtttgttggttattctcgtacTCAAAAGGGCTATCGATGCTATTCCTTTGAGTTACAGAAATAATTTGTCACagccatggttcaaaatctcacgatatatcgccgatatttcggtatatttcggatatctcgacaCTACCAAGACGAGATAAccatacgaaatgaaaaaagtccaaatttcggtatatttcgtgaaATATCGGTATATtgcttaaacaatgtgtatttaactatttatacatcggggtccgaccgtatactgtcaattaagggtgcaaacccaaaagtccaaaacaccactttgagttcattttttttgcaatatgaaggtttaaatgtgtttatttagcttaaataagggtgtacatgaaataTTAGGctttaatatggccaaaaacccaccgagatggactgccaaaatatggcagaaaaaataccatgccatatttcggcaaaattttggatatttcggaaatctcgacctGCCTGAAATGGCGGTACGAgacgagatcttgaactatggtcacagctgatgtttctttctttgagtctaccCCTTATACTGTTTCTCCTGTTGTTGCTTCTaaattggatgatgatcttcctTTGTATATTGTTCAGTCTTCTACTCCACATGTTCCTCCAATACCGCCGCTGCCGCCGCCACCTCCGCTACCACCACCTCCTGTTACATACCAGCGCCATCTTCGGAAAGTTTGGGCCCCCCGCTCTACCTTCTacctcatcttcttcgtcaaCTGCTCTTGCCCAAGGTAATCCTCCCTCTTCCCTTGATGTTCCTTCTGACCTTGATGTGcctattgctgttcgcaaaggtGTTCGGAGTTGTACCCAACTTCTTCTCTCTAACTTTGTGCCCTACTCGGGTTTATCCTCTACTTCCATACTTGCTTGACTACTATTGAGCACCAccctattcctaagtctgttgcagaggcattatctagtCCTGGctggagggctgctatgactGAGGAACTGTTGGCTTTAGAGGCGAATcagacatgggatcttgttcctTTACCCTCAGGTAAATCAGCTATTGGTTGTCGATGGATTATTGTGGTGAAGGTGAACCCTGATGGTTCTTTAGCTCGCCTTGTTGCCAAGGGCTATGCCCAAGTGTATGGTGTTCATTATGTGGACACTTTTTCTCCTGTGGCTAAGCTTACTTTTGTTCGTATATTGATTTCTCTTACTGCCACACATCATTGGCTCTCTTTCAGTTAAatgttaaaaatgcattcttgcatggagATCTCCATGAGTAGGTTTATATAGAgaaacctcctgggtttgttgctcagggggagtatGGGATGGTGTGTAAGCTCAAAAAGTCTTTGTATGGGGTGAAACAATCGCcccgagcttggtttggtcggtaCACTAAAGTTGTTTTGGAATTTGGACTGACACGTTGTAGTAGTGACAATTCTGTAATTTTCCGGCATTCTGATGCAGGAAGAATatttcttattgtatatgtggatgatattgtcattaCAAGAGATGACTCTTCAGGAattgagaagttgaagatgCATTTACATCAAAAGTTTCAAACTAAAGACTTGGGAATACTTTCTAGGTGTGGAAGTAGCGCAATCTATGAAAGGAGTTTCGCTCTCAACGAaggtatgttcttgatcttctttcaGAGACATGATTGTTAGTATCCAAACCTCTAGATACTCTTATGGATCATAATTTAAAGCTTATAGCTGATGTTTGATGTTGGTGATGTTCTTAATGATCCTGAGAAGTATCGGAGACTTGTTGGGAAACTAAACTACTTGACTGTGACTCGACCTGACATTGCCTTTCCTGTCAGTATTGTGAGTCAGTTTCTATCTGCTCCTCGTATatctcattgggatgttgttataAATATCTTGAGGTACCTCAAGaaggctcctggacgtggatTACTTTACTCTGATCATGGACATGGCCGTGTTGAAGGTTTCTCGGATGTTGACTGGGCTGGATCTCCCGTTGATAGGAGATCAACTATTGGTTACtatacttttgttggtggaaatctgtggcatggaggagcaagaaacagactatCGTGGCTAGATACTCCAAAGCTACCCgattctcattcttcttctcctcttctcttcttctttcttctcttttctttattgtttaCACTTACAAGGAAGAGGAAATTGGAGGGAACCCAATCATCTAGTCGAATGATATCTGTAGCCATAGACTACTTACTAAAACCCAAACTATATATGGATTTTGCACCGACTGAGTGGAGGAGAACACTTATGGGGTGCCAATGGTCAAACCAAAGGCAGGTGGAGGCACCATCATCAATTTGGCAGAGGTGGCCCCAAGATCAATAGGTTTAAGCTTCAGAATCTTTCGCTAAACCCAGGAAACATCAGTAATAGCAGTCTAAATAAAATCATTGTGAAGAAGTCCAAAGTAGATCCAGTCACCTAAATATAGTTTTCTTCTTAGCCACAAGCTTCCAAATCAATTTGAGAATACCAGCAGAATTAGtctctttgattcttctcaagCCAAGACATCCCTCATCCTTGGGAAGACAGACAGTAGCCCAGCTTATAGGGTGGACTAATCTGGATGATTATTCTTTCCAAAAGGAAGGCACACATGAGGGACTTCAACTCCTTAATGGTGGACTAAGGTAACTTACCAAACCAATAGATGTAAGAGGATTGGAGGACAGATCCGATCAATTCCAGACGACCAGCATAAGAAAGAAGCTTGCACTTCCAAAGATAGAGTCCCTTACACATAAGATATAACATAAGAATGCAGTGATGAGCTGTCATCCTAGCCGGAACCAAAGGTAAACTCAAGTACTTGACCGGAATACGGCCTAAGAAGAACCTTGTCTTCTCTATCAGACAAGCAAGAGAGATTTCAAGTGATTGATCCGAAGGCCCAAGCACCCCTTAAATGATGCGAACATGACAGAATTAATTTCAATCGAAATAATATTCGCGTTTGAGGGATCATCAGCAAAGGCAAGATGGTATAGCTTAAGAGCCCTTGTACTTAAGAATGAGAGAGATAAGATGTTGATCCATACAAAACTGAATACTTCTGGATAAGACTTCAAGGGCTAAGGAGAAGATGAATGGGGAGAGGGGACAGCCCTGCCAAATGCCCATGGTAGAGACGAAGAAACCAGCCGGACTACCATTGACAAGCACTGAGAAGTATGGAGAAGAAATGCTGTAATAGATCCAATTGATAAAAACTGAAGGGAAGGCCATCTTTAGCATGACTTTAGAAATGACGTCCCACCTCAAGGAGTCAAGGGCTTTGTGGATGTTGatcttcataagggcagcaGGGGGATGAGATTTTCTATTGAAGCCTTTGACAAGCTCATTGCAAAGGATGACGATATCAGAGATACTTCTGCCAGCGATGAAAGCCGATTGGTTGCCACTGACTATAGAGTCAACCACCAACTTAAACCTGTTGGCAAGGACTTCGTCAATGAACTTGTACAAGAGATTGCACTaggagatgggtctgaagtcgTACATAGTAGAGGCAACTTCTTTcttagggatgaggcaaaggaagGTGTGGTTACTTCTTTTGATCTTgctggggttgaagaagaaattcTTGAGGGCCTTGATTAGGTCTTCTTAGATAATGTCCctggtggagaagaagaatctcAGACTAAAGCCATCAGAGCTAGGGGCTCTATTAGCCTTGTGAGAGTAGACAACTGCTAGAATCTCTTTCTCGGAGGAGATAACTTAGAAGGTACCAATAAGGTGATTGGGAATGAATTTGTTGAGTGGACCCTCAAGGATAGGCTCAGTGGATGCAATGGAAGAAGACCTGAAGATCTCCTTAAAATAGTCAATTGCCTCTGCCTTAATATCTTCAACTTTGTGGAGAGAGGAACCATCTCTGGCCAAAAGCATGGGGATGGAGTTGACATTGTTCTAGCTTTCTTAGACTTGTGTTAAGTAAGCGGAGTTGGAGTCTCCAAGTTCCAACCATTTGACTCTTGAATTTTGCCCTAGGAAGCGATCCTCTTGAGCAACCAAAGAAAGTAGATGCAAAGAGaccactttttcttcttccggGCATTGTGGAGGTCAGGTTGGAGCCTCAACTAAATATCAGAAGCTTATCCCCTACAGTCAAAAATCAAGGAGGAAATGTCCCCAAAAGAGGAGTTGTTCCAAACTTTAAGGGCACTGTTAATATCCCAAAGCTTACTGGCAAAGGCGATAAGAGGGGTTGAATGGGCATGGACTGGCTTGTCCCAGGCATCTTTAGCAGTGGAGAGGAAATCTGGGTAAGAGGACTACATGTCAAGGTatttgaaaggtttagggccgAAGGAGATGTAGGGACAAACAAGAATGTTGATGGGACTATGATTGGAgacatggtacaaaatttcgcgaaatatcgccgaaattccggtaaatttcggtaatttcgacactaccgagacgagatgggcttccgaaatgaaaaaagttcaaatttcggcgaaatttcggtatatttcggtatatttcgtagaaatactgtgtattgagcagtatatttcggtaaatttcggtttatttcggtaaatttcgtaaAAATACTTTGTGTAAGTATtaaactattgactattatgaagtttatgagttataaCTTATGCACtaatgactttatgagtttaaactaaaggctacatttgactttatttttgtttcattactttgtttaaatttcttattatgtcttttagtacttaaacaatatgtatttaactattttatacaacagggtccgaccgtatacagtcaatcaagggaacaaacccaaaacaccactttgagttcattttttttgcaatatgaaggtttaaatgtgtttatttagcttaaataagggtgtccataaagtatcaggcctagatatggtcaaatacccaccgagatggactcccgaaatattgcagaaaaaatgcaatatttcggcaaaatttcgccaaatttcggatatttcggatatctcggtaggcccgagataccgatatatcgcgagatatagtactatgattGGAGATGCCAGGAGCGTCAAAGGTAGCatatgaagaggggaaggaagaaagcCAAGATTCGTTAACCAGGACCTCATCAAGCTTGCAAGCAATCCTTGAGTCACCACGTCTTCTGTTGTGCCTAGTGAATTTAAGACCAGACCATCTCAAATCATTCATGCCTACGTCATCAAGGCACTCATTAAAGGCATCAACAGAGGAACCATCAAGCCGATCACCTCCTTTTTCATAATCATATCGGACGACATTGAAGTCACCACCCAATCCCCAGGGGAGGGGGTCAACCTGCTAGGAAATACGACGAAGGTCTCCCCAAAGAGAGGCTCTCTTGGAGGGACAATTAGAGGCATAAGTAGCAATGAAAAAGAAACTGGAGTTCCTTGGCTGTCGGAAATTTGAGATGCAGTACTTGGAAAGAGGAGAACAGCAGCAGAATTTGAATTTCGGAGGGGTCCCAACGAAACCAATGGCGGCCATTGGAATGCTGAGAGTTGTTGGAATAAAGGGAGCAAGCAGGGGCAATTAAGGAGGCTACCATACAGATAGAATTAGCCTCCTTGACTCTAGTTTCAATAAGACAACAGAAGACAGAATGGTGAAGATTGATACAAGAACGCACCTCAGCCTGCATAGATGGGGAGTCAAGGCCTTGGGTGTTTCGGATCACCAATTGATTGAGTTGAGCTATTATTGGAAAACATGAAGAATTCCCCTATCAAATCCTCATTAGAACTATTATGGTTGATATTATAAACGAGAAGAAATGACATAATAAAAAAAGTAGATGATGGATGATAGGAGaaaatcttctctctctctctctctctctctctcatacaaaACTCTCACATtataaatccaaataaaattaCGGGAAAAAAATGTTGCCTGGTCTTGTGgcccctacgcccagacacagggagCGCGTAAAATTACCACCCCGCCCCCTATGAAatcaaaaatcccatccatgtgtgtgctctcattggccctcgtgCTGGTGTTGGGGGCCATGCAACCAggcagcaatctcttgccctaaattattttgttatttaaaattagtTATTCAAATAAGCTTCAATTTTATAGTTCTACAAGATCTTTGGAATTTTGTCTTATAGTTTTCCTCTATAATTCTTAACTGTAAACAGGAGATTGGAGCAAATATATGTTTGGGGGTGCCAGAGTTGACAAAAGACAGGACTGTTTTCTGAATGAAGATTTATAGAACTGCCTGTTTATCATAAACTCTGGTGAGGATCACATCACAAGAAAGTGTATGTAGTATATTCATCATTTCATCCTCATGCTTATACATCCAAGGCTCCCATTGTAAATATCTCTTCATGGGGTTGTGAATGGAACAGATGATGTATACTGTCATTCCCTGTATATGTCAATAGTATTAATTGTAAtcatttaaattaaaattccGTTTGTTTTTCCCATTACTGTGATCTGTTGTCATCAGTCGCAATTTTCTTTGCTTTCAGAACTCTCCGTTGGGTAATGAAAATCTAGCCCATGTATCAAATTTCTGAACCTAATTCGATCAAATACGTCCCAAGTATTGACATATGCATCCTTATATCAACATGTACCGTTTCACTGGTCCATGTATTCGTTTGTACCCTCTTGGTAGACCTGAAACTTTCCAAACTTTTATTTGGCTACTTGGTCAATAAAAGTAGAAATATTCGATCAAAAACTCCCCCAAACTTCTCAAAATGGCTACTGTACGGCTGTATTTGAGTTAACCTTAAATTCTTTTGAGGGCTGTTATGTTGACTCTGCCTACATCCTTCCGTTCGGGGACTGCAGGGAGTGACCTTAGAAAAACCAGATttaagagagttttttttttttatatattactGTCACCTTATGAGGTACAACTGAAGAAGTTTTTGCAAGGGGAGATTCTGATGGGCAACAGGTTCTCTGTTCTTTGCATTGCCTATATAAGATGGCTCTAAGTCATGTGGAAAGGTTAAAGTATCTCCTCCTCTGACAATGATACCAATCCCACTGCCGTAATGACTCATAGTCAGGGGATTCCCCCTCACTTTGGATGAAGGAAAACCGGAAGAAATAATGAAACTAAACACCGCATTAAACCATTATTCAAACTCCACATTCCGAAGGCCGAGTGAGTTTGGATTTACTGCATAACCCCCATAAGTTTAGTTTGGTTGAAAAGAGGATTTATTGATAATCGGAACCTGAAGAACCCAAAGCTTCCGAGGAAAAACTTGCACAATAATTGGCAAGACAACACTACCTTCAAAGGGTTACTGacaattaagggtgtcaaattagACTGGATTTGAGAACCGAAACCTAAACCGGATAGAATAATTGCCAAGACAACACAGCCTTAAAGGGGTTAttgttaagggtgtcaaattagACCAGATCTGAGAACTGAAACCTTAATCGGATCGAATAAGTCAAATTGAATCGAATCAAGTAAAATTCGGTTAGATTTGAGTATTAGATTTCAAAACCGTTTGGGCTCTTGGTTTGGTTCCGGATCAAGCATAGGAACCAAATTCTATAATCTAAACCGAGCCAAATTTGAATAATTAAGTTATATATTATAGGACTTGGACTGGGTAGGGGCATCAGAACCAAACCATGTAAGAATTTAATGGAACCAAATTTCTGAGcctaaattgaaccaaaaccgAGCAAGTTCTTTTGAGTATCAAATTTTATTTACCCGATTCTCAATTCGGTTCCGGATCACAATTACTCTTTGGAACCataccaattgacacccttaaagtTATAATGTTCAATTGGCATTCATTATCCAACCAAACAATTGCAAGTCCTGCAAACATTATgactccccagaccccacagtggcgggagcctcatgcagtACTTCCTtagaacataaaattaaaaattaaaaaaaaaacacacaattgATGTAGAGAAGTTTCTTCTAAAAGTCAGTGCGTCAGATCTGGCTATTTGTTCCATAAGGGGTGCAAtttggttctctttttttttttgttgggccTGCTATTTGTATACTGATGATATCTTCCCCTAAAAAAATTCCTGATAACTCTCCCATCCAGTTATAAAATCTGAACAGAGAACATAAGATGTGTGTAAAAGCCTTCGACGGTGCCATCAATTCATCACTAGGAAAAATTTAAATACATAAAGATTTTTAACAATAATCTACAGCTTGTAAATGCCAAAGTTTGATGGGAGAAATAACAGAGATAGAGAGATCTTGGGGTACGGGAATGACAGGAATTCACAAGCTTGGGGCTTCGCCAGGAGGACCAGACCGAGCATTTAACAAAGGCTGGAGAGCTTTGACTACAATACTCATGTTTGGCCGAAAATCAGCTTCGTATTGCACACACAGAGCAGCCACAGCAGCCATCTGTATCCAGTATTAGATTGTATCAGGACATGCCAAGTAAAATATTGTTCTCAGATACTGAAAGTTGCAGATTCAATCTATATATAGTTTCTGTTTATTTCCTAAGCTCGTTGCAAAAAACATCTATCGACAACAAAGTTTGAAGCCAACAGAAGAattatggatatgatgaatataCTCCAGACAATGACCTAAATGTTAAAGCCTAatctaaccccaaaaaaaaaaaaaacaaagaaattccAAGGACCTAGTCTCCCCCTAATCCCCGCCATATCTTAGTTTTCAAgtaacaaacaaaaataaataaaacaaaaaagataaatgaGAATTGAAAGCATAATGACTACCTTGGCAACTGCCTTTGGAGGGTATTCCCCCCCTAGTCTTGTGTCAACACACTGCCTCACTTTGTCTTCACTAAGTCTTGGTGTCGCCTAATGTGTTTCAAATTCCAGGAATCAGCACAAGGAAAAGAACTCATTATGAAAAAATAACAAGAGAAAAGAACTACCAAGCAAATACTCTCCAATAATTCTAGACATAGGAAATTAAATTTGTACCCATGTCACGAGACTTTGTTGCCCCCGTGGTAATGTATGATCAACAGGTTTACGCCCAGTCAAGAGCTCCAAAAGGACAACACCAAAGCTGTAAACATCACTCTTTGAACTCAACTGTCCAGTCATTGCATATCTGCCACCCACAATTGTAAAAACTTTAGTCACCCCTACTGTAGTATGGTATACATAGTAACTATATCCATGAATTCGTCAATGCCGACTATATAATGATAGTCATCAATAATAATTGAATCTAAAGATTCACGAATAATCAGGTTCTCATTTGAACCACATAATATAGTTGTTTGAAGAAAATATAATGTGAACCATCAGGGTGGACCATAAGGATAGTCCAATCACAGCAGCAAGTATTTCCAACTTAATGTCTGCCACAGTCCTACCCataattttttaaatcagaccagACCAGCAgttaaaccagaaaaaaaacGCTACCACCCCCTCTTCAGTTCAGCCCAGATATAAAACCACTGGTTGGTTCAGTTCAATATTTTTGCTTAGGAAAAAATCAAATGTTTCAATGCATACGAAGAGACTTGAACCCCAAACCTATTCAAAGATGCTTCTCTGCAAGTGATGGTCTTATCTTAAAAATTTTACCCAAGATTATCTTCTAGCTTGGGACTGCTGGGatttaaccccccccccttccttgcACATTGTGCATGCTGCTTGGCAGCTGGTAAACCAACCTTATGGTCTCAGATGACTGATGAGAATTTATTGTAGGAACAAGATGTAAGCAGTTTAGCACCTATTCCAAGGAGTCGAGAAGGAACTCACTCTGGGGCATGATAACCAAAAGTTCCAAGAACACGAGTGGAATGAAGACGTGCTGCCATGTCAGGAGCTTGATTTGACAAATCAAAATCAGCAATCTTAGCAACATCATCGTCAAAAAGTAAAACATTGCTGGACTTAATGTCTCGATGGATAACGTGAGGCTGAGCCTTTTCATGCAAGTACTCAAGTCCTTTAGCAGCCCCAACAGCAATTTTTACTCGTTGTGCCCATGAAAGAACAGGACCTGGTTGTGCACCTTTGACACCTTTCCGTCCTACACATCACACATTCACATATAGCATTACACTCATAATCAAGAACTTCCgttttatttaaaaa encodes:
- the LOC122672663 gene encoding pto-interacting protein 1-like gives rise to the protein MSCFGCCGDDDIHKAADSGGPFMANKSAGNDKNYSATETAPKGAQTVKVQPIEVSAIPVDELKEVTDNFGTKALIGEGSYGRVYYGVLTNGKAAAIKKLDASKQPDQEFLAQVSMVSRLKHENVVELVGYCVDGNLRFLAYEFATMGSLHDILHGRKGVKGAQPGPVLSWAQRVKIAVGAAKGLEYLHEKAQPHVIHRDIKSSNVLLFDDDVAKIADFDLSNQAPDMAARLHSTRVLGTFGYHAPEYAMTGQLSSKSDVYSFGVVLLELLTGRKPVDHTLPRGQQSLVTWATPRLSEDKVRQCVDTRLGGEYPPKAVAKMAAVAALCVQYEADFRPNMSIVVKALQPLLNARSGPPGEAPSL